The window gtttcaagactatctactacacgagggtcattaaggctggttggttggttaatggggtttcaagactatctactacacgagggtcattaagactggttggttggttaatggggtttcaagactatctactacacgagggtcattaaggctggttggttggttaatggggtttcaagactatctactacacgagggtcattaaggctggttggttggttaatggggtttcaagactatctattacacgagggtcattaaggctggttggttggttaatggggtttcaagactatctactacacgagggtcattaaggctacatatcacctgtacaccaccagtcaagaatactttgatacctaaaatactgattaatgtaaactaccagtgtatatacactgagatatacacctctcagtgtatatatacactgagatatacacctctcagtgtatatacactgagatatacacctctcagtgtatatacactgagatatacacctctcagtgtatatatacactgagatatacacctctcagtgtatatacactgagatatacacctctcagtgtatatacactgagatatacacctctcagtgtatatacactgagatatacacctctcagtgtatacccagtgtgatggtagtggaggtagtgtacgtttatatacatgtatacattgtatgtatatatatatatatatatatatatgtatacataaatacagttatgcaaattattatacatagcgaAGTCTAAGTATTTCCACTGAGGGTCCTtgaagatggtagtgatggtagtagtggtggtagtggtggtagatggtagtgatggtggttggtatGCTTAGACACACTACACGTTCTGTTCTCTTTTGACAGACAAGTTTACCGTTGACGGTGATCTGTCTTGCAGCTGTCAAGGTGGACCTTGgttgaaggaagggagggaaggagggaggaagggagaggaggagggaggggaaagggaggaacGTGATCAGGAACGAGTTACAGAGAAAGCGTGATGGAGGAGGAAAATaagggagaggttaagagagagggagagacaaagGAGAGGAGACAGGcagtggaggagagagggaggctgggagagaggcagggagggaggcagggagggaggcacggagagaggcagggagggaggcagagagagagacagggagagaggcagggagggaggcagggagggaggcagggagggaggcagggagagaggcagggagagaggcagggagagaggcagggagagaggcagggagggaggcagggagagaggcagggagggaggcagggagagaggcagggagggaggctgggagagaggcagggagggaggcagggagagaggcagggagggaggcagggagggaggcagggagagaggcacggagagaggcagggagggaggcagagagagagacagggagagaggcagggagagaggcagggagagaggcagggagagaggcagggagagaggcagggagggaggcagggagagaggcagggagagaggcagggagagaggcagggagggaggcagggagggaggcagggagagaggcagggagggaggcagggagggaggcacggagagaggcagggagggaggcagagagagagaggcagggagagaggcagggagggagaaagaCAGGGACGCAAGCAAACTACTGAACCAACAAATAGACACAAGGACTGAGGCCACAGATAGACACAACACAAGCATCCATGTTACCCTATCAGCAACATACACgaccacacccacatccacacccacaaATGGCCATACCGACCTCCTACAACACATGTGTGGCCATCCCCCGCATTCTACAACACAGGAGCGGCCAAGCATGCACAGTTCTTGTGACCAGAGTCTCGTTATTTTACGACCTGACGCCCCGCTGGGTCCTCAACCTGATTCCCGAGAGGGTGAACAAAATTAAATTTATACTATCGTTTATGAGTTTTTCCCTTTTGTGATATATCCTGCAAGCAGTCTGtggaaaagatatattttttacccCCTGGGAGGGGTTAATTTACTGTATACATCATCAGGGGCAGCCCCTAAGGTTTATATAATAGGGGGCTGAAGTTTGTAAGTCAGGGTGGAAGACGAGGCTATGAGCCCAGGAGGAgctatctcctcctcctcttccttctcctcctgttAATTAATCTCCTTCCTATTCCTCTCAGATGTGTAGACCGCATGCATGTTGGTATGTACTGGACCTATTACTTCGAGTGTGAACCAGGGACCGTCTTCAGTGACGACCTGGACCAGTGTGTACATCCATTCTTGGCTCCACCCCCATGTGGACAAGTGGTCCCACCTCCTCCCAAAACTGATCCCATCCCCTGCATAGGTGTGAATGGCACCTGCCAGACTTTCAAAATCTGTAAACCACAGAAATCAGAGAAAAATATGTGTAGAGAGCTTCAGTGCCCTCTGAGGGCACCTGCCCTGCAGTGTGGACCTGGGTACCTGTACGACATGAAAGATAGAAAGTGTGCCCTACCTCCAGCACGTAAGTTATTCTGTTCTATGGTATTGAATTCAcgaaatttaaaatatttttgttagtgggtatAGGCTTGAGaacgacctgcctagtatgggccagcaggcctgctgcagtgtgcctCCTTTCTTATAGTCTTATAATACGATTGTAAATAAATCAGGAATCGGGTGAGGCTTCGAACCCAAGGCAAGTGAGTTagaaaactccaggccagtgcgttaaccactgggccatctGGCTCTAATTAGATACGtacagaaatacacctagttgaaGGACTTTGGTCCAGTAGTTAATGCACTGGCCTGCGAATTTTAGAACTTGCCATAGCTTCGAATCCCAACActgtttacatgtttatatctgatcACAATGGTACGTGCACACAGGTGAGACTCTGTGCGGTGCCGTGGAGCAAGTGCTGATCAACGTGACGGAGAAGGGCAAGGTCCCCTGCTCAGAAAATAATCTCATACCCAAGTCAGATTTCATCTCACGTATTTACTGTGATACCTACAACCTCTGTGACGGAACTACCTTTAAGGTAagattagtagtagttgtagtagtagtagtagtagtgatttcTACTGTGTAAAGATTATGGTGGTAGGTGTAACAGGGACCCGAGAGGAAGTAAGTCATTTAAACTGTTT is drawn from Cherax quadricarinatus isolate ZL_2023a chromosome 93, ASM3850222v1, whole genome shotgun sequence and contains these coding sequences:
- the LOC138855405 gene encoding uncharacterized protein — encoded protein: MLSSMCWTGVVLLVLGATAVLSAIPGPYDRRYPDYIVDPKVSCEKEGSFPHPRNCSWYYRCVDRMHVGMYWTYYFECEPGTVFSDDLDQCVHPFLAPPPCGQVVPPPPKTDPIPCIGVNGTCQTFKICKPQKSEKNMCRELQCPLRAPALQCGPGYLYDMKDRKCALPPARETLCGAVEQVLINVTEKGKVPCSENNLIPKSDFISRIYCDTYNLCDGTTFKERKELCRNYFECFRDVNEWKIFKRHCPQDLLYSYDNRRCERTPTEAEKC